One region of Vibrio pelagius genomic DNA includes:
- a CDS encoding PadR family transcriptional regulator produces the protein MSLPHVILTVLSTRDATGYDITKEFSASIGYFWKASHQQVYRELNKMAQNEQVTCVLEPQEGKPDRKVYSITDAGRRALGEWFEQPTAHPTVRDEFSAKLMACAVQPSAAYQVQLSELVEESRKLVSHYKEIEAAYYATPSTLDKQARLERLTLRRNLLIREAWIMWAEEVLLELETLA, from the coding sequence ATGTCATTACCACACGTAATTCTAACCGTTTTAAGTACACGCGATGCTACTGGTTACGATATCACTAAAGAATTCTCAGCAAGCATTGGATACTTCTGGAAAGCTAGCCACCAACAAGTTTACCGCGAGCTAAACAAAATGGCTCAAAACGAGCAAGTAACTTGCGTACTAGAGCCTCAAGAAGGAAAACCTGACCGTAAAGTTTACTCAATCACAGACGCCGGCCGTCGTGCTCTTGGAGAATGGTTCGAACAACCAACAGCACACCCAACTGTACGTGATGAGTTCTCAGCAAAACTGATGGCTTGTGCTGTACAACCCTCAGCTGCATACCAAGTACAACTTTCTGAATTAGTTGAAGAGTCACGCAAGCTGGTTTCTCATTACAAAGAGATCGAAGCGGCTTACTACGCAACGCCATCAACACTAGATAAGCAAGCGCGTCTAGAGCGACTCACACTGCGTCGTAACCTGCTGATCCGTGAAGCGTGGATCATGTGGGCTGAAGAAGTTCTACTAGAGCTTGAAACACTAGCATAA